ACGGCTGTGCAAAGCATCATCACGGCTGTGCATAGCATTGCCGACCACTGACTCTCTCAACTTGAAACTTGAAACTCGCCTCAAAACGTCAGCGCCATGCCGCCGAGAGTCAGCCCGGCTCCGGTGCCGACCAGCAGCACCCGATCGCCGCGCCGGATGCGCCCGGCTGCGACGGCCTCGGCCAGCGCCAGCGGGATCGACGCGCCGACGCAGTTGCCGCGCTCGGCCAGGTTGCTGTAGATCTGCTCGCGCCTGAATCCAAGCCGATCGGCGAGCTGATCGATGGCGTGGCGGCTGGCCTGATGCGGCACGACCAGATCGATCGTGCTGCGCTCCCAGCCAAGCGTTTGGAAGAAGCGATCGAGAAACGGCGCGCTCTGCCGCGTGGCAAACTTGAAGACCGCCATGCCCTGCATCCGAAAGCTGTTGTGCTCGCGGGTCGTCGCGGGATCGGCGGGATGGTGCAGCGTGCCGCCGCCCAGCGCCTCGGTCAGATGCGCGCCGCTGCTGAATGTGGCGAACTGCGTGTGCCAGATCGCGCCGGGATCGTCCGCGCCCGACCGGGTGATGATCGCCGCTGCCGCCCCGTCGCCGAAGAGCGCGCGCGTCTCGCGATCGTTGGGGTTGAGCGAGGGCGAGGTGATCTCGCTGCTACAGATCAGGATCGTGCGGTAGACGCCCGCCGCGACGAGATGCGCCGCCGACTGAAGCGCAAACAGAAAGCTCAGGCAGGTTGCGTTCACGTCCCAGCAGACGCTCCCGCCGTCGGGCGCGCCTAGCGCGTGTTGAATCAGCGCAGCGGTGCAGGGCACGGCCTGCTGTGGCGCAGCCGACGCGCCGACGATCGCGTCGAGATCGTCGGGGTGGATACCAGCGCTCGCCAGGGCCATCCGCGCCGCCGCCGCCGCCATCCCCGCCGAAGTCTCGCCCGCCGATGCGTAGCGCCGCTCGCGTACGCCGGTCGCGCGCTCGATCCAACCGGCGGATACGTCCAACTGCGCCGCGAAATAGTCGTTCGTGATACGCTGCTCAGGCAGGTACCAGCCGAGGCCCGCAATAGTTACTGGAAGCATCTTCGTGATCCGATCATTCTGCTGATGTATGGAGTCCACTCTAGTCCCAATGCGGCTGTTCATTCCACGGCTGAGGCTGCCAATTCCTGTACGTGGAAGCTCACACGAAGGAGTTATGCGTCGATGCGCCGCACTCTCCGCCGTTTGATACCAGCGGCGGCTATGTGTACGCCAGGCTCGATCGTCACGTCGGCGCGATGACAATCGTACTGCGCGACCGTAGCGTCCACGCTGGCCCGCACCGCCGCAGTGACCGCAGCGAATGGCACGTCCGGCGCGAGATCGAGCGTGATCCGAAGCTGGCCGGGCCGCTCCTGCACGGCCTGATACTCGACGATCGCCGGGCTGGCGAGCAGGATCATGCGCCGGATCGTGTCGGGAAAGAAAGGCCGCAGGCCGCCCGTGCGCGCCTCGAAGTAGCACACGTCGTCGCTGCGGCCCTCGATCGCGCCGATCACCTGCCAGGGCGAGCCGCAGGCGCAGGGCTGCGCCTCAAGCTGAAGTACGTCGTTGAGGCGATAGCGGATGATCGGCTGGGTGGTGCGCCAGAGATCCGTGACGATCGGCGTGACGCGCGCGCCGTCCAGCGGCTCGTATTGCAGCGCGACGATGTCCTCCTGTACGTGCAGCGCGCCCTGGGCGCAGCTTAGCGCCAGCAATCCCTCGGTGCATTGATAGACCTGATGCACGGGCGCGCCAAAGATCGCCGCCAGCCGCTCGCGATCCTGCGGCTCCAGCACCTCGGCGACCGAGATCAGCCGCTCCGGCGCGATCCGCAGCCTGCCGCGCTCGCGCTCCCCGGCAAGCATGCCCAGCAGCGACGGCGGCCCGATCACGATCTGCGGCTGGTACGTATTCAGCGCGGCGACGGCCTCGGCTAGCGGCAGCATCAGATCGAAGTAGCGGAAC
Above is a genomic segment from Herpetosiphonaceae bacterium containing:
- a CDS encoding F390 synthetase-related protein; its protein translation is MIAGLPLIVSHFARARWRWHVLRGDRLRRFQERRARRIVRHANRHAPFYRNHWQGHDRDNWRALPTVDKRLMMDHFDTFNTRGLSGERAMQIALAAEQSRDFAPTLEGFTVGLSSGTSGHRGLFVAGPWEQAAWAGTILARTLHDLRRRYRVAFFLRSNSNLYERAGGTLIQFRYFDLMLPLAEAVAALNTYQPQIVIGPPSLLGMLAGERERGRLRIAPERLISVAEVLEPQDRERLAAIFGAPVHQVYQCTEGLLALSCAQGALHVQEDIVALQYEPLDGARVTPIVTDLWRTTQPIIRYRLNDVLQLEAQPCACGSPWQVIGAIEGRSDDVCYFEARTGGLRPFFPDTIRRMILLASPAIVEYQAVQERPGQLRITLDLAPDVPFAAVTAAVRASVDATVAQYDCHRADVTIEPGVHIAAAGIKRRRVRRIDA
- a CDS encoding ketoacyl-ACP synthase III — protein: MLPVTIAGLGWYLPEQRITNDYFAAQLDVSAGWIERATGVRERRYASAGETSAGMAAAAARMALASAGIHPDDLDAIVGASAAPQQAVPCTAALIQHALGAPDGGSVCWDVNATCLSFLFALQSAAHLVAAGVYRTILICSSEITSPSLNPNDRETRALFGDGAAAAIITRSGADDPGAIWHTQFATFSSGAHLTEALGGGTLHHPADPATTREHNSFRMQGMAVFKFATRQSAPFLDRFFQTLGWERSTIDLVVPHQASRHAIDQLADRLGFRREQIYSNLAERGNCVGASIPLALAEAVAAGRIRRGDRVLLVGTGAGLTLGGMALTF